Proteins co-encoded in one Acidobacteriota bacterium genomic window:
- a CDS encoding DUF4394 domain-containing protein: MKKPIGIFTLVAVLAVAFFAAITWRADAQRLISSGSQPIAENRKDISPELQARMIADREGEIGPGTDLSKVPRAFPEAGTIVYAYENLNKHLISFDASEPGTLLTDIALTGLGDDEIFGLDFRPADGMLYGIATGGFPTPGKLVRINVITGEVVRVHPTNNVPSIIDTFYGFDFDPVEDRIRNVGSQATNRRLDPNTGQLAANDTTLRYAAGDVNAGVVPRVVHIASTTTSGVTTTYGVDIQANTLVRVGGVNGNPSPNGGQLTTIGNLGVDPTNFGSMDIKPGATNAYASLFIDSVPIFVSIDLATGAASIIGRVGGSETQVIDGIAIQTGPIIVPTPTPGLTPTPTPGGSPTPTPTMTPTPTPTPTPTVMPTPTPTVVPTPTPTPVPPNTPTVRVVSTIALPGQSVNVVFEFLAFGGERRISFTTNYNAAVMTDPIVTLGSGVPVGTGIITDISQAAAGRLGITVDSPSDFPAGTRQLLSIAFFVSPGAPPGIYPITFGNSPVPSEIRNSSGSTISSYFQSGFVAFGITAAGVEVSGRVLTPDGRGIRNASVSLVGADGLRRVVTTSSFGIYRFEDVEAGGSYIVSVGSKRYNFSPRIVQVVDPVTDLDFIGN, translated from the coding sequence ATGAAAAAGCCTATCGGAATTTTTACTCTGGTTGCGGTATTAGCCGTTGCGTTTTTTGCAGCTATAACCTGGCGGGCCGATGCTCAAAGGTTGATCTCAAGCGGAAGTCAGCCGATAGCTGAAAACCGCAAAGATATTTCTCCCGAACTGCAGGCCCGGATGATCGCTGATCGTGAAGGCGAGATTGGGCCCGGCACGGATCTGTCCAAGGTTCCCAGAGCTTTTCCAGAGGCAGGGACGATCGTCTATGCCTACGAGAATTTAAATAAGCATCTTATAAGCTTTGACGCATCGGAACCGGGTACTTTACTTACCGACATTGCTCTGACGGGGTTAGGCGACGACGAAATATTTGGTTTAGATTTTCGTCCTGCTGACGGGATGCTCTATGGCATTGCTACGGGAGGTTTCCCAACACCTGGGAAATTGGTCAGGATCAATGTGATTACCGGTGAAGTGGTTCGTGTCCATCCTACGAACAACGTGCCCTCGATCATCGATACGTTCTACGGCTTTGATTTTGATCCTGTCGAGGATCGAATTAGGAATGTTGGTAGCCAAGCAACCAACCGCCGTCTCGATCCGAATACCGGTCAACTCGCGGCAAACGATACGACGCTGAGATATGCGGCCGGTGATGTTAATGCAGGCGTTGTTCCCAGGGTCGTGCACATAGCTAGTACCACAACGTCAGGTGTTACTACGACATATGGTGTTGATATCCAGGCAAATACACTCGTTCGCGTTGGCGGCGTAAATGGAAATCCGTCACCTAACGGTGGCCAGTTGACCACTATCGGAAATCTCGGTGTTGATCCGACGAATTTCGGCTCGATGGATATCAAGCCGGGAGCGACAAATGCGTACGCTTCGCTATTCATCGATTCTGTTCCAATTTTTGTCAGCATCGATCTTGCCACGGGAGCGGCGTCAATTATTGGAAGGGTCGGCGGTAGCGAAACCCAGGTGATCGACGGCATCGCTATTCAAACAGGACCGATCATCGTTCCTACTCCGACGCCGGGTTTGACCCCAACCCCGACACCTGGAGGTTCGCCGACACCAACACCGACCATGACGCCGACCCCAACCCCGACACCAACACCGACCGTGATGCCGACCCCAACACCAACGGTGGTGCCAACCCCAACCCCAACTCCTGTTCCGCCTAATACACCCACGGTACGCGTAGTTTCCACCATTGCTCTTCCGGGCCAATCCGTTAATGTTGTCTTTGAGTTCTTGGCCTTTGGTGGTGAGAGGCGTATATCATTCACGACTAATTATAATGCGGCGGTGATGACAGATCCGATCGTTACGCTGGGGTCGGGAGTTCCCGTAGGAACAGGAATAATAACCGATATCAGTCAGGCGGCGGCAGGCAGGCTTGGTATAACCGTTGATTCACCATCAGATTTCCCTGCGGGAACTCGCCAGTTGCTATCGATCGCCTTCTTTGTTTCACCAGGTGCGCCACCCGGTATCTACCCGATAACATTTGGTAATTCACCCGTGCCGAGTGAGATCCGAAATAGCAGCGGCAGTACCATTTCGTCATATTTCCAGTCTGGATTTGTAGCATTTGGTATTACTGCCGCCGGCGTTGAGGTTTCGGGGCGAGTCCTGACACCTGATGGGCGCGGCATACGCAATGCATCGGTATCGTTGGTCGGGGCCGATGGTTTGAGGCGTGTGGTGACGACGAGTTCGTTTGGCATCTATCGGTTCGAGGACGTTGAGGCGGGCGGCAGTTATATCGTGAGCGTCGGGTCTAAACGCTACAATTTTTCTCCGCGAATCGTACAGGTCGTCGATCCGGTGACTGATCTAGACTTCATCGGGAATTAA
- a CDS encoding carboxypeptidase regulatory-like domain-containing protein, producing the protein MAVGKSQLWQQTDASRVPTLGRRQLSPEKSVSFKLDAAALAQYMSDMPREFTNEARLKNVIVEIPMPDGTLQRFRIEDSPVLAFDEEAGIGIRNARVTMIGPGGTRRTATTSSFGVYSFQNVTRGFTYTITVSSKRYRFAPNIIVADDTRTDVDFVGLE; encoded by the coding sequence ATGGCTGTTGGCAAATCTCAGCTTTGGCAGCAGACCGATGCCAGCCGCGTGCCCACGCTCGGCCGCCGGCAACTCTCGCCCGAGAAGTCGGTTTCATTTAAGCTCGACGCGGCGGCGCTCGCTCAGTACATGAGCGATATGCCCCGTGAATTTACCAATGAAGCGAGATTGAAAAATGTCATCGTCGAGATCCCAATGCCGGACGGCACGCTGCAGCGTTTTCGTATCGAGGATTCACCAGTCCTCGCCTTCGACGAGGAGGCGGGGATCGGCATAAGAAACGCGAGGGTCACGATGATCGGCCCCGGCGGAACGCGGCGGACGGCTACAACAAGTTCTTTTGGCGTTTATTCTTTCCAGAATGTCACACGCGGCTTTACGTATACCATTACCGTCTCATCAAAACGCTACCGGTTCGCACCAAACATTATTGTAGCGGACGATACGCGGACTGATGTTGATTTTGTAGGCTTGGAATAG
- a CDS encoding serine hydrolase, whose protein sequence is MKRLTGIISLIFVFQLFVYTQTLDEKLKEIDDYANTVTQTWAGKSGAGMAIAVIKDDKVVSAKGYGIRELGKPDKVDENTVFAIASNSKAFTVASLAILVDEKKLDWNDKVSKYLPDFQLYDPWVTSELTIRDLVTHRVGLDTFSGDLLWYETTYSPDEILRRVRFLKPVSSFRTQFGYQNLMFIAAGKVVEKVSGKSWCSFVTERILTPLGMVRTVCSINNLPDNAAWPHNESAGTLRKLNRGNVDGAYAAAALNSSVNDLSKWVRTQLGRGKFEGKQIFSEAQAWGMHQPYLAQQIGPQPTSGIQPRHFSGVASGWFVYDYYGRKIINHSGGLDGMLSYTVLIPEENAGFVVLTNSESPTFTIMMNKIRDVLVGAPKRDWNEEAKAQVAGMKKFADDETAKSEAARVQNTKPTLALAGYAGKYSDKLYGDVTIAEESGKLVMRFLPSPNFVADLEHWHYDTWRIKWRPSVSYNFPRGFVTFTIDKDGKTDQLKVDQPNNDFWFYELDLRRAK, encoded by the coding sequence ATGAAAAGACTTACCGGCATTATCAGTTTAATTTTTGTCTTCCAGCTTTTTGTCTACACCCAAACTCTCGATGAAAAGCTCAAGGAGATCGACGACTACGCGAACACGGTCACCCAAACCTGGGCCGGCAAATCGGGTGCAGGCATGGCGATCGCCGTGATCAAAGATGACAAGGTCGTTTCTGCAAAGGGCTACGGCATTCGCGAACTTGGCAAACCTGACAAAGTAGATGAGAACACGGTCTTTGCCATCGCTTCGAATTCGAAGGCTTTCACGGTCGCGAGCCTTGCCATTCTCGTCGATGAAAAAAAGCTTGACTGGAATGACAAGGTTTCGAAATATTTGCCCGACTTTCAACTATACGACCCTTGGGTAACGAGCGAATTGACGATCCGCGATCTCGTCACGCACCGAGTCGGGCTCGATACTTTCAGCGGCGACCTGCTGTGGTATGAAACGACATATTCGCCCGATGAGATCCTTCGTCGCGTCCGTTTTCTGAAACCTGTTTCGAGCTTTCGAACGCAATTCGGCTATCAAAACCTGATGTTCATCGCCGCCGGAAAGGTCGTTGAGAAAGTTTCGGGCAAATCGTGGTGCTCTTTCGTCACCGAGCGAATCCTTACACCGCTTGGCATGGTTCGAACCGTCTGCAGCATCAATAACCTGCCTGACAATGCCGCGTGGCCTCATAACGAATCCGCCGGGACGCTGCGCAAGCTCAACCGCGGCAACGTCGACGGAGCATACGCCGCCGCCGCGTTGAATTCGTCGGTCAACGATCTCTCAAAATGGGTACGCACACAGCTTGGACGCGGGAAATTTGAAGGCAAGCAGATCTTTAGCGAAGCTCAGGCCTGGGGAATGCACCAGCCATATCTGGCCCAGCAGATCGGGCCGCAGCCGACGAGCGGAATTCAGCCGCGTCATTTCTCAGGGGTTGCCAGCGGCTGGTTCGTTTACGATTACTACGGCAGAAAGATCATCAACCACAGCGGCGGACTGGACGGAATGCTGTCGTACACCGTTCTGATCCCCGAGGAAAATGCCGGTTTCGTCGTTCTCACCAACAGCGAATCGCCCACGTTCACGATCATGATGAACAAGATCCGCGACGTTCTGGTCGGAGCACCGAAACGCGATTGGAACGAGGAAGCAAAAGCTCAGGTCGCCGGAATGAAGAAATTTGCCGATGACGAAACGGCAAAGTCCGAGGCCGCCCGCGTCCAGAACACCAAACCAACTTTGGCCCTAGCCGGCTATGCCGGAAAATATTCCGATAAACTCTACGGCGACGTCACCATCGCTGAGGAAAGCGGCAAGCTTGTGATGCGATTTCTCCCCTCGCCGAACTTCGTCGCCGACCTCGAACACTGGCATTACGACACGTGGCGTATAAAATGGCGCCCCTCCGTTTCGTACAATTTTCCGCGAGGCTTTGTAACTTTCACGATCGATAAAGACGGCAAGACCGACCAGCTAAAGGTCGATCAACCGAACAACGATTTTTGGTTCTACGAGCTGGATCTGAGGCGGGCGAAATAG
- a CDS encoding DUF1778 domain-containing protein, whose product MQATETTTSRLSIRLPQHIKDEIEEAALVSGVSVTDFTISSLAISAEQVLERHRLRRLTNRDRDIFLAMLDSDTEPNEKLIDAFKAMKELIAE is encoded by the coding sequence ATGCAAGCTACTGAAACCACCACATCACGCCTTAGTATCAGGTTACCGCAACATATTAAGGATGAGATCGAAGAAGCTGCCCTAGTTTCGGGAGTATCAGTAACTGATTTTACTATCTCCAGCCTTGCTATATCTGCGGAACAGGTATTGGAACGTCATCGTCTTCGTCGTCTTACAAATCGTGACCGTGACATCTTCTTGGCGATGCTTGACTCTGACACCGAGCCAAATGAGAAATTGATCGACGCTTTCAAAGCAATGAAAGAACTGATTGCCGAATGA
- a CDS encoding GNAT family N-acetyltransferase produces the protein MRKFARQNNERGLGRTYVAVKENDEKIYGYYTISSSAFDFELAPENLPRYPIPVVHLGRLAVDRSAQGERLGRALLFHAFKRSVDLAEHLGIYAVEVYALNEEARQFYLRFGLTELKDDKLHLYITIKKIRAMLSSDSDQNSTK, from the coding sequence TTGCGCAAATTCGCGAGACAGAATAATGAACGGGGTTTAGGGCGAACCTACGTCGCGGTCAAAGAGAATGACGAGAAGATCTATGGTTACTACACCATTTCTAGCAGTGCTTTCGATTTTGAGTTGGCTCCTGAAAATCTGCCTAGATATCCCATTCCGGTTGTACATCTAGGCAGATTAGCGGTTGATCGTTCGGCGCAGGGCGAGCGACTCGGTCGTGCCCTTTTGTTCCATGCTTTTAAGAGATCTGTAGATCTAGCCGAACATCTTGGTATATACGCGGTCGAGGTTTATGCACTGAACGAGGAGGCTCGGCAGTTTTATCTGCGTTTCGGACTGACCGAGTTGAAGGACGATAAACTGCATTTATATATAACGATCAAGAAAATAAGAGCGATGTTGTCCTCTGATTCAGATCAGAACTCGACAAAATAA
- a CDS encoding aminotransferase class IV has translation MAENYILYGKGVFTTVCISGGAGLFWDKHWKRLLSNAKKLDIDISQYSYQSVLDKLHKITITERIDTGRARISFLDSNPSRLWPSVESPGEVTKLLIEATDRLVRETDHKITTSSFPVNSRSPLVGVKSCNYLEPIMSLDEAKARGFHEAIRLNECGFVTSACMANVFWVKGGELFTPGLAMGCLAGTTRDFVFENIDCREVEVGIEALKDADAIFLTSAGIGVVQVAEFEGRRLEKVDHPILHLLPY, from the coding sequence GTGGCTGAAAATTACATTCTTTACGGAAAAGGTGTTTTTACAACGGTCTGCATTTCAGGAGGTGCGGGGCTGTTTTGGGATAAACATTGGAAACGTCTTTTATCCAATGCCAAAAAACTAGATATTGATATTTCTCAGTACAGTTATCAATCTGTTCTCGATAAGCTACACAAAATCACAATTACTGAGCGGATTGATACCGGGCGTGCTCGAATTTCGTTTTTAGACAGTAATCCGAGCCGACTTTGGCCATCCGTCGAATCTCCGGGCGAAGTAACCAAATTGCTGATCGAGGCTACCGATCGCCTTGTTCGCGAAACAGATCACAAGATAACGACGTCTTCGTTTCCAGTAAACTCACGCTCACCGCTCGTCGGCGTCAAATCCTGCAATTATCTCGAACCGATCATGTCGCTCGATGAAGCAAAGGCCCGTGGCTTTCACGAGGCGATACGTTTGAATGAATGCGGATTTGTGACGAGTGCGTGTATGGCGAATGTGTTTTGGGTGAAGGGCGGTGAGCTGTTTACGCCGGGTTTGGCGATGGGCTGTTTGGCAGGGACGACGCGGGACTTTGTGTTTGAGAATATTGATTGCCGTGAGGTTGAGGTTGGGATCGAGGCGTTAAAGGACGCGGACGCGATCTTTTTAACCTCGGCGGGTATCGGGGTCGTGCAGGTCGCGGAGTTTGAGGGGCGACGGTTGGAGAAGGTTGATCATCCGATACTGCATTTGCTGCCTTATTAA
- a CDS encoding alpha/beta hydrolase produces the protein MKKRNLAIAVGGAVGGAVGAAVAVKLLTRADTVRWDMVADHVVHSERSHFVNVDGARVHYQEFGDATKPPMILIHGYTASVYVWKTAAPMLAEAGFRVIAVDLLGFGYSEKPSWFDYSIQGQARMISRFMNNLGIGRAVIVGSSYGGAVALDLTLDNPDYVEKLVLVDAVCNDEPTSHPILKLASVRGLGEAITPFLIDSKAFLRFRMQGTLAKANHHMITEERIDSIRRPLHAADGHHAVLATSRAWDADRLEQDAHLINQQTLIIWGDQDTVIPIKNGYKLHQEILNSRFVILKDCGHVPQEEKSEIFTELVSEFAHDRKGKIESREGDDVRLEL, from the coding sequence ATGAAAAAACGAAATCTAGCGATAGCAGTTGGCGGTGCCGTGGGTGGAGCGGTTGGCGCGGCGGTGGCTGTGAAGCTTCTGACACGGGCGGACACTGTGAGATGGGATATGGTCGCCGATCATGTCGTGCATTCTGAGCGGTCGCATTTCGTAAATGTCGACGGAGCCCGCGTGCATTATCAGGAATTCGGCGACGCGACGAAGCCGCCAATGATATTGATCCACGGTTACACGGCATCGGTTTATGTATGGAAAACTGCGGCTCCGATGTTGGCTGAGGCTGGGTTTCGCGTGATCGCGGTCGATTTGCTGGGATTTGGATATTCGGAAAAGCCTTCGTGGTTTGATTACTCTATCCAGGGACAGGCGAGGATGATATCGCGGTTCATGAATAATCTGGGCATCGGGCGTGCGGTCATAGTAGGGAGTTCGTATGGCGGTGCAGTGGCGCTCGATCTGACGCTTGATAATCCTGATTATGTCGAAAAACTCGTCCTTGTTGACGCTGTCTGTAACGACGAACCAACCAGTCACCCGATCTTAAAACTGGCCTCGGTTCGCGGATTGGGCGAAGCCATAACACCGTTTCTCATCGATTCTAAGGCATTCCTCCGTTTCCGCATGCAAGGCACACTCGCGAAAGCCAATCACCACATGATCACCGAAGAACGCATCGACTCGATCCGCCGTCCGCTCCACGCCGCCGACGGGCACCACGCGGTCCTTGCCACCTCGCGTGCCTGGGATGCCGACCGCCTCGAACAAGACGCGCACCTCATAAACCAGCAAACTCTCATAATCTGGGGCGACCAAGACACGGTCATCCCGATCAAAAACGGCTACAAACTCCACCAGGAGATCCTAAATTCCCGCTTCGTCATCCTAAAAGACTGCGGCCACGTCCCGCAAGAGGAAAAGAGCGAGATCTTTACGGAACTTGTGAGCGAGTTTGCGCACGATCGTAAGGGCAAGATCGAGTCAAGGGAAGGGGATGATGTGCGGTTGGAATTGTAG
- the truB gene encoding tRNA pseudouridine(55) synthase TruB, with translation MNGILIIDKPAGITSHDVVYKVRRALKTKRVGHTGTLDPFATGVMVILVGQATRLAQFLDKDVKEYEAVVRFGFETDTGDVTGVRSAECGVRNEEIPALLERTEWEEIFAAFRGEIEQIPPMYSAKKIDGKKLYELARKGEAVERKPVSINIHRLDVADDKEFRIPESELRIHVACSAGTYIRTLAEDIGRRVGTGAHLTELRRTAAGKFSISQSITLEELAEMEDAEGRLIPMEKAVEHLAKIELNEDRAKKTRNGLSTRVFDVSYTDGEAVQMLDEAKTLIAIGFYDAAENVVQPKVVLV, from the coding sequence GTGAATGGAATATTGATCATAGACAAGCCTGCCGGGATCACTTCGCACGATGTCGTGTACAAAGTGCGGCGGGCACTGAAAACAAAACGGGTTGGCCATACGGGGACGCTCGATCCTTTTGCGACTGGCGTGATGGTGATACTTGTTGGTCAGGCGACGCGGCTCGCGCAGTTTTTGGATAAGGATGTTAAGGAATATGAGGCGGTCGTGAGGTTTGGGTTTGAGACTGACACGGGAGATGTTACGGGAGTGCGGAGTGCGGAGTGTGGAGTGCGGAATGAAGAAATACCCGCGCTACTCGAGCGCACGGAATGGGAAGAGATCTTCGCAGCATTTCGCGGCGAGATCGAGCAGATTCCGCCAATGTACTCGGCAAAGAAGATCGATGGAAAAAAACTATATGAACTGGCCCGCAAAGGCGAAGCAGTTGAGCGAAAACCAGTAAGTATCAATATCCATAGATTGGATGTAGCAGACGACAAAGAATTCCGCATTCCGGAATCCGAACTCCGCATTCATGTCGCCTGCTCCGCCGGAACATACATTCGTACGCTCGCCGAAGACATCGGCCGCCGCGTGGGCACCGGTGCACACCTGACCGAGCTTCGCCGCACCGCCGCGGGAAAATTCTCGATCTCGCAATCAATTACTTTAGAAGAGCTTGCCGAGATGGAAGATGCGGAGGGCCGTCTGATCCCAATGGAAAAAGCCGTCGAACACCTTGCAAAGATCGAGCTAAACGAAGACCGGGCGAAGAAAACGAGGAACGGACTTTCTACGCGAGTTTTTGACGTTTCATACACGGACGGTGAGGCTGTGCAGATGCTGGATGAGGCGAAAACGCTGATCGCCATCGGATTTTATGATGCAGCGGAGAATGTTGTTCAACCGAAGGTGGTTTTGGTATAG
- a CDS encoding RecX family transcriptional regulator — translation MHQTYVMRQRRQPIKDEDRVISERSREKTMKRAGNLLAAKARSVRELRERLLEKPWTDAAIVDEVIEKLKGYKYLDDEQYAREVALSKLRQKPQGKRRLQQSMANRKLDRDVVDNAIAEAFEEIPEADQIDKAIAKRLRLKGKPETREDSQKFYAFLARQGFGFDLIREKMSSITEGRFHEDGGDE, via the coding sequence TTGCACCAAACTTACGTCATGCGGCAGCGGCGACAGCCAATAAAAGACGAAGATCGCGTCATCAGCGAGCGTTCGCGCGAAAAGACCATGAAGCGTGCGGGCAATCTGCTCGCTGCGAAAGCTCGCTCCGTCCGCGAGCTCCGCGAACGCCTGCTCGAAAAGCCGTGGACAGACGCCGCGATCGTTGACGAAGTGATCGAAAAGCTAAAGGGCTACAAATATCTCGACGATGAGCAATACGCCCGCGAGGTCGCGCTCTCAAAGCTCCGCCAAAAGCCGCAAGGCAAACGCCGCCTCCAGCAATCTATGGCAAACAGAAAGCTGGACCGCGACGTGGTTGATAATGCGATAGCCGAGGCATTTGAAGAGATCCCCGAAGCCGACCAGATCGACAAAGCGATCGCCAAACGTCTGCGGCTAAAGGGCAAGCCCGAAACGCGCGAAGACTCGCAAAAATTCTACGCCTTCCTCGCCCGCCAGGGCTTCGGCTTTGATCTGATCCGCGAAAAGATGTCCTCAATTACCGAAGGCCGATTCCATGAGGACGGCGGTGACGAATGA
- a CDS encoding fasciclin domain-containing protein, with translation MKSFLGLVVLALSIFAGSSAVSAQDKTIVDIAVGSPDHTTLVAAVKAADLVGTLQGAGPFTVFAPVNAAFEKLPAGTVATLLKPENKAMLANILTYHVVAGNLDSKAVVAAIKKGNGKVELTTVSGGKLWAMMDGKNVALKDEKGGKATVTAVDLKGSNGVIHVIDSVVLPK, from the coding sequence ATGAAATCATTTTTAGGACTAGTTGTTTTAGCACTTAGCATTTTCGCAGGTTCGTCGGCTGTTTCAGCACAGGACAAGACGATCGTTGATATCGCAGTCGGTTCGCCGGATCACACCACATTGGTTGCAGCCGTTAAGGCTGCCGACCTCGTTGGAACGCTTCAGGGTGCAGGGCCTTTCACAGTGTTCGCTCCGGTCAACGCCGCTTTTGAAAAGCTGCCTGCAGGCACTGTCGCTACGCTTCTCAAGCCAGAGAACAAAGCAATGCTCGCAAATATCCTCACCTACCACGTAGTTGCAGGAAATCTCGATTCGAAAGCAGTTGTCGCAGCTATCAAGAAAGGTAACGGTAAGGTTGAATTGACCACCGTTTCTGGCGGAAAGCTCTGGGCAATGATGGATGGCAAGAACGTCGCCCTGAAGGACGAAAAAGGCGGCAAAGCGACCGTTACCGCAGTTGATCTGAAGGGTTCGAACGGCGTTATCCACGTTATCGATTCAGTTGTGTTGCCCAAATAA
- the msrB gene encoding peptide-methionine (R)-S-oxide reductase MsrB, whose amino-acid sequence MKKLGLSVFILTAIFSVFGYIVAGSFLRAAAASNGISAEPSPTPAKTKKADGERELILIDSEFDGKELVKSDAEWKRELSASEFYVLRQEGTERPYSSPLNNVKKNGTFYCNACGLALFSSKAKFESGTGWPSFFEPIFKKNVKEKIDRSLAEERIEVECARCHSHLGHVFDDGPQPTGLRYCMNGVALRFKAAK is encoded by the coding sequence ATGAAAAAACTAGGACTTTCAGTTTTTATCCTTACGGCAATTTTTTCGGTTTTCGGGTATATCGTTGCCGGCTCCTTTTTAAGAGCGGCGGCGGCGTCCAACGGAATTTCCGCCGAGCCGTCACCGACACCCGCTAAAACGAAAAAGGCCGACGGTGAGCGTGAGTTAATTTTGATAGATAGTGAGTTTGACGGAAAGGAATTGGTCAAATCCGATGCCGAGTGGAAGCGTGAACTCTCAGCCTCCGAGTTCTACGTGCTTAGACAGGAAGGAACCGAACGCCCGTACTCAAGCCCGCTCAATAATGTAAAAAAGAACGGTACGTTCTACTGCAACGCGTGCGGGCTGGCACTATTCAGCTCAAAGGCAAAATTTGAATCGGGTACCGGCTGGCCCAGCTTTTTCGAGCCGATCTTCAAAAAGAACGTCAAAGAGAAGATCGACAGAAGCCTCGCCGAAGAGCGGATCGAGGTCGAATGTGCCCGCTGCCATTCGCATCTCGGCCACGTTTTTGACGACGGCCCACAACCGACCGGCCTTCGCTACTGTATGAACGGCGTGGCTTTGCGGTTCAAAGCCGCGAAATAG
- a CDS encoding response regulator transcription factor — protein sequence MIRVLLIENQTLTRLGIKTLLAATDDIELIGEADNAADGLKSFAELKPDVAILGLRFPDSCTIDDLDNYFVATPSAKIIVLAEHAGDAEITRALRKGALGYICKDVEPDELLKAIRTVNAGRKYIPADIAKILSEHVGGEELTATESNVLRMIVGGMSNKEIAFALDISENTVKTHVQNIFGKIGVSDRTSATTTAIKRGLVRVDL from the coding sequence ATGATCAGAGTTCTCCTCATCGAAAACCAAACGCTCACTCGCCTCGGCATCAAGACCCTGCTTGCGGCGACAGACGATATTGAGCTGATCGGCGAAGCTGACAATGCTGCGGACGGATTGAAAAGCTTTGCCGAGCTGAAACCGGACGTCGCTATCCTAGGCCTGCGTTTCCCTGATTCCTGTACGATCGACGACCTTGATAATTACTTTGTAGCTACACCGTCAGCAAAGATCATCGTCCTCGCCGAACACGCCGGTGACGCCGAGATAACGCGGGCTTTGCGGAAAGGAGCGCTTGGCTATATATGCAAAGACGTCGAGCCCGACGAGCTTTTGAAAGCCATCCGCACCGTAAACGCGGGCCGCAAATACATTCCCGCCGACATCGCCAAGATCCTCAGCGAGCACGTCGGCGGCGAGGAATTGACCGCCACCGAATCCAACGTGCTCCGCATGATCGTCGGCGGAATGTCTAATAAAGAGATCGCCTTTGCCCTCGATATCTCTGAAAACACCGTAAAAACGCACGTTCAAAACATCTTCGGCAAGATCGGGGTGTCGGATCGCACATCGGCGACAACCACGGCGATAAAACGCGGACTTGTGAGAGTGGACCTCTAG
- a CDS encoding class I SAM-dependent methyltransferase, producing MQDSWINYAEQFTSNESSVLADLRAHCYAHYEDSSMLSGFVQGRILSMFSHMIRPKLVLEIGTYLGYSALCFAEGLADGGKVITLDIQEDTNKVARSYVEKTAYRRRIEFILGSGTDIIPNLSETFDLVFIDADKPNYSKYYDLVFDKVRPGGFIIADNVLWSGKVLDEVKDENTQALHEYNQKILADNRVENVLFPIRDGLMIARKK from the coding sequence ATGCAAGATTCATGGATCAACTACGCTGAACAATTCACCTCAAACGAAAGCTCCGTCCTCGCCGACCTTCGAGCACACTGTTACGCACATTACGAAGACTCGTCTATGCTCTCGGGCTTCGTGCAGGGGCGAATTCTTTCGATGTTCTCTCACATGATCCGGCCAAAGCTCGTGCTTGAGATCGGGACGTATCTCGGCTATTCCGCTCTCTGTTTTGCCGAAGGCCTGGCTGACGGCGGCAAAGTAATTACATTGGATATACAGGAAGACACCAACAAGGTCGCCCGCTCATACGTCGAAAAAACCGCATATCGCCGCCGTATCGAATTCATCCTCGGCAGCGGCACGGACATCATCCCGAATCTCTCGGAAACCTTCGACCTCGTCTTCATCGACGCCGACAAACCAAATTATTCAAAATACTACGATCTAGTCTTCGACAAAGTCCGCCCCGGCGGCTTCATCATCGCTGACAATGTCCTGTGGAGCGGCAAAGTTCTCGACGAAGTGAAAGACGAAAACACGCAGGCACTTCACGAATACAATCAAAAGATCCTCGCCGACAACCGCGTCGAGAACGTCCTCTTCCCGATCCGCGACGGCCTGATGATCGCCAGGAAGAAATAA